Below is a genomic region from Rhizobium sp. 007.
GCAATTCTCCCAGTTGTCGGTGACGATGATCTTCTTGCCGAGATCCGTCTCAAGCCGCTTTGCGAAGGCATCGCGGCTTTCCGGGCGGCGCGAGTGTACGCGGATCTCATCGAAGTCGAAGAGATGATCGAGAAGGCGGACATTCCAGTAAGAGGTTCCGCGGGCACCGATATGCCCGAGTATTCTGCTGTCCTTGCGGGCGAGATATTTTGCACCAAGGGCGGTCACGGCGCCGGTGCGCATGTCGGTGATTGCCGTTGCATCGATGACGGCCTTCGGCACGCCGGTGTTCGGATCGAACAGGTTGAGGACCGCAAGCTCTGAAGGCAGATCGACCTTGTAGTTGTCGACGAAATCGCCGACGACTTTGACGCCGGCATAGTTCAGCGCTTTGACATAGCCACGAAGCACGTTGAAATGGCCTTTATCAGAGCTCTCCGGCACAAGATGAACACGCGGCTCGATGACGGTTTCGCCCCTGCCCTGTGCATCCAGCGCCTTCGACACCGCATCGAGAATCTCGTCATTCGTCAGCGCCAGCGACTTGGCATCGAGGGCGTTGAGATAGTCAATCCAGATTTCCTGCATTTCCCGCTTCTCCACATTCCTGTCCGGCTGCTGAACGGAGGAATTTTCGAAAATTCTGTGAAAGGGCCGCCGCGCCAGGCCGCGGCCGTATTGATACCCGCGCGCAGGGCGTCACAATCATTTCGGCAGCAGGCCGTTTTCCTTGAGGAAGTCTACCGCCACGTCCTCGGATTCCTCGTGATCGGTTTCGACCTTGGCATTGAGAACCCGCATTTTCTCGTTATCCAAATGGGCTCCGACCGCTTCCAGGAGTTCGGCAATCTTCGGATTGGTCTTCAGCACGTCCTGGCGGACAACAGGGGCCACGTAATAAGGCGGGAACAGACCCTTGTCATCTGCCAGCGGCACGAGCTTCTTCGAGCCGATCTGCCAGTCGGTCGCCGCGCCGTTGGCGACGTCAATGTCCTCTTGTTCCAGCGCGTCATAACGAAGACCAAGCTTGGCGAACTGCTTGAATTCCTTGAACTCCGCGTCGTAAACACGCTTCAGGCCCGGCAGGCCATCGGCGCGATCTGGAAATTCAGCACCGCCGCCGAAGACCAGGGTCTTGGAAACCTTGGCGAGATCCGACAGGCTCTTCAGATTGTTGGCCTGCGCCGTTTCCTGCCGGACCACAATGACGTAACCATTGTTAATGCCGCTCGGCTTTAGCCATGTGAGGTTGAACTGCTTGGCGTAGAAGTCCCTGACCTGCGTGTAGACCTTGTCGGCATCGGTCGACATCTCACCCTTGACGACAGAAGCCAGGGCTGTGCCGGTGTACTCCGGATAAAGATCGATCTCGCCGGCCACCAATGCCTGATGAGCAATCAGCGTGCCACCAAGGTTAATCTTGCGCTCGACGGTGAAACCGGCATTTTCCAAAACGGCGGCGTACATTTCGGCCAGGATATACTGCTCGGTGAAATTCTTGCTGCCGACCTTGATGGTCTGTGCGGATGCATGCTGGAACATGGCGGCTGCCATGATGCCGGCTGCAAGGATGCCTTTTGTCCAATTTTTCATAATCATTCCCTCTGGTTGACTTTTCAACGAACGGACTGACGGAATCTTTCAGATTGACCGTCAGCATGATCACTCGGCGCCCTGCCCTTCTTGTCGTGGCAGTGGCGAACCGGGCTTATTGCGGGCCAAGCCCGATCATTGCGGCAATCGTCGCAAAGTCCGGCGCTTGCGCGCGATCCTCTTCAAGCGCGGGGACATAGTTGCGCACAAAAGCATAGGCTTGTGCCGATCCCTTGCCCAATTCGCCTGAGACGCCTCGCAGCTCGACGGCCTGTACCGATGCGATCAGTTCGATGGCGACCAGATAGCGAAGGCGCTCGACGATCGCCTGCGCCTTTGCCAAAACGCTCGGAGCCATCGACGCCTGGTCTTCGACGCCATCGGCAACAGGAATGGGCGAGAGCGAAACCGGCATCGCCAGATGGCGGATTTCGGCTTCCATAGCCGAGACAGTCTTTTGTACGGTCGCAAAACCGGTGCGGCTCTGGCCCATTGGCGTCAGGAAGCGTGGGAGGTCGGACATGCCCGGCGACATGATCTTCATGATCCGATGCGCGGTACCTGCCGCGCAATGCGCCATGGCCTGCCCCAGCCTTTCCCAGGCGAGCACAAAAGCGGTCATGTCAAAATTGCCGTGGGAAAGGATGACACCCTCAGATGCGATGACAACAGGATTGTCGCTGGAACTGACGAGCTCGATTTCCGTCG
It encodes:
- a CDS encoding ornithine cyclodeaminase family protein, which translates into the protein MQEIWIDYLNALDAKSLALTNDEILDAVSKALDAQGRGETVIEPRVHLVPESSDKGHFNVLRGYVKALNYAGVKVVGDFVDNYKVDLPSELAVLNLFDPNTGVPKAVIDATAITDMRTGAVTALGAKYLARKDSRILGHIGARGTSYWNVRLLDHLFDFDEIRVHSRRPESRDAFAKRLETDLGKKIIVTDNWENCLKGADIMVEASRLPEPAPLFKTGWVKKGAFVVPYGTMSALEFDLTDIMDKVVVDDWGQCGPGKPFGALRRHVDEGKVTADNLHAEIGQIVCGMKPGRENDEETILFWHRGLSTTDVALGAAMVNKARDMNIGQRLRFA
- a CDS encoding glycine betaine ABC transporter substrate-binding protein, with the protein product MKNWTKGILAAGIMAAAMFQHASAQTIKVGSKNFTEQYILAEMYAAVLENAGFTVERKINLGGTLIAHQALVAGEIDLYPEYTGTALASVVKGEMSTDADKVYTQVRDFYAKQFNLTWLKPSGINNGYVIVVRQETAQANNLKSLSDLAKVSKTLVFGGGAEFPDRADGLPGLKRVYDAEFKEFKQFAKLGLRYDALEQEDIDVANGAATDWQIGSKKLVPLADDKGLFPPYYVAPVVRQDVLKTNPKIAELLEAVGAHLDNEKMRVLNAKVETDHEESEDVAVDFLKENGLLPK